The following coding sequences lie in one Arachis stenosperma cultivar V10309 chromosome 5, arast.V10309.gnm1.PFL2, whole genome shotgun sequence genomic window:
- the LOC130979557 gene encoding laccase-15-like has protein sequence MKMLLLGKKTIFLQILWSFFFIVGINSQRPREYHFVVREAKYTRLCCTKTLLTVNGRFPGPIIKAYTGETVYVNVYNKGEFNITLHWHGVKQPRNPWSDGPEYITQCPIQPGMKFRQKVIFSFEQGTLWWHAHSDWARATVHGPIFVYPRTSYPFPKPYAEVPIVFGEWWKSEIKDVYEQFVISGGSPINSDALTINGQPGDFFPCSREETFKFNVDFGKTYLLRIVNAAMNVVLFFSVYKHSLTVVGADAAYTEPLTRDFICIAPGQSLDVLLHANQEPDHYYMAARAYSSSSILPFDNTTTTARIHYNGYYIPTSSPPLPCLPYYNDTNAAFDFLGSLRGKPETYPHKVPTIITTRIISTISINTFPCPEGQTFSQTCEGPNGTRLAASMNNISFELPNISILDAYYYYLNGVYSNNFPSFPPLVFNFTAEYLPMILEIPKRRTMARVIEYDSTVEIVFQGTNLVAGIDHPMHIHGTSFYIVGRGFGNFDEYEDPKTYNLIDPPLRNTVLVPINGWATIRYRAGNPGVWFVHCHLERHLTWGMETVFIVKNGEGCDESLLPPPPDLPPC, from the exons ATGAAAATGTTGTTGCTTGGGAAGAAAACTATCTTCCTACAAATTCTTTGGAGTTTTTTCTTCATTGTTGGTATCAATTCCCAAAGGCCAAGAGAGTACCATTTTGTT GTGAGAGAAGCTAAGTACACAAGACTATGCTGCACCAAAACATTGTTGACTGTGAATGGAAGATTTCCAGGGCCAATTATTAAAGCCTACACAGGTGAAACAGTATATGTCAATGTCTATAACAAGGGGGAATTCAACATCACTTTGCACTG GCATGGAGTGAAGCAGCCAAGAAATCCATGGTCAGATGGCCCTGAATACATCACACAATGCCCTATCCAACCAGGAATGAAATTCAGGCAAAAGgtgattttttcttttgaacAAGGGACATTATGGTGGCATGCACATAGTGATTGGGCAAGAGCCACTGTCCATGGACCTATCTTTGTGTATCCAAGAACATCCTACCCTTTTCCCAAGCCTTATGCAGAGGTTCCTATTGTATTTG GAGAATGGTGGAAGAGTGAAATCAAGGATGTTTATGAACAATTTGTTATAAGTGGAGGAAGCCCTATTAATTCTGATGCTCTCACTATCAATGGTCAACCTGGTGACTTTTTTCCTTGCTCAAGAGAAG AAACATTCAAGTTTAATGTAGATTTTGGCAAGACTTATCTGCTGAGGATTGTGAATGCTGCAATGAATGTGGTTCTCTTTTTCTCTGTTTACAAACACAGTCTCACTGTTGTTGGTGCTGATGCCGCCTACACCGAGCCATTAACAAGAGACTTCATATGCATAGCTCCAGGACAATCACTTGATGTTTTGTTGCATGCAAATCAAGAACCTGATCACTACTACATGGCTGCAAGAGCATATTCAAGTTCCTCTATTCTTCCTTTTGATAACACCACAACCACAGCTAGAATCCACTACAATGGATATTACATTCCAACTTCATCACCTCCATTACCTTGTCTTCCTTACTACAATGACACAAATGCAGCTTTTGATTTCTTAGGAAGCCTTAGAGGCAAACCTGAGACATACCCTCATAAAGTCCCAACAATAATCACAACTCGAATCATTAGCACTATTTCTATCAACACATTCCCATGCCCTGAAGGCCAGACATTTTCACAAACATGTGAAGGGCCAAATGGAACACGTTTAGCAGCTAGCATGAACAACATATCCTTTGAGTTACCAAACATTTCCATCTTGGATGCATATTATTACTACTTAAATGGTGTCTACAGTAATAATTTCCCTAGTTTTCCTCCTTTGGTATTCAACTTCACTGCAGAGTATTTGCCAATGATACTAGAGATACCAAAGAGAAGAACCATGGCTAGAGTTATAGAGTATGATTCAACAGTGGAAATTGTGTTTCAAGGGACAAACTTGGTTGCTGGGATAGATCATCCTATGCATATACATGGAACTAGCTTCTACATTGTTGGACGTGGATTTGGAAATTTTGATGAGTATGAGGATCCAAAGACATACAATCTAATTGACCCTCCTCTTAGGAACACAGTTCTTGTGCCTATAAATGGTTGGGCTACCATAAGGTACAGAGCTGGTAACCCAG GAGTGTGGTTTGTGCATTGCCACTTAGAACGGCACCTGACTTGGGGAATGGAAACTGTGTTCATTGTGAAGAATGGAGAAGGATGCGATGAAAGTTTACTTCCTCCACCTCCAGATCTGCCTCCTTGTTGA
- the LOC130981801 gene encoding uncharacterized protein LOC130981801 isoform X1: protein MMMSMSRNITKRFLLNGKQTPFHAPCPPAVRPYDRIIHKASFCSSSSSSSAAKFGFVGWYLRKLEEHPIVTKCLTSSFIFTASDFTSQMISSSSASYDFKRTFRMAVYGLLILGPSQHLWFNHLSKILPKRDVSATLKKIFMGQAVFGPVINTVFFTYNGAVQGESVPQIITRLKRDLLPTMIGGAMFWPACDFVTFKFAPVHLQPLLNSSCAYVWTIYLTYMANREK from the exons ATGATGATGTCGATGTCGCGAAACATTACCAAACGCTTCCTACTAAACGGTAAACAGACGCCGTTCCATGCACCTTGCCCACCAGCTGTTCGACCTTATGACCGTATCATCCACAAAGcttccttttgttcttcttcttcttcttcttctgctgcCAAGTTTGGGTTTGTGGGTTGGTACCTTCGTAAGCTTGAAGAACACCCCATTGTCACTAAGTGCCTTacctcttcttttattttcactGCCTCTGACTTCACTTCTCAG ATGATTTCATCTTCTTCTGCTTCATATGATTTTAAAAGGACATTTAGAATGGCAGTATATGGGCTGCTAATCCTGGGGCCATCACAGCATTTGTGGTTCAATCATCTGTCCAAAATTTTACCTAAAAGAGATGTTTCCGCAACCTTGAAGAAGATTTTCATGGGGCAGGCTGTATTTGGTCCTGTCATCAATACTGTTTTCTTCACTTATAATGGTGCTGTACAAG GTGAAAGTGTGCCTCAAATTATTACCAGGTTGAAGCGAGATCTACTTCCGACGATGATAGGTGGTGCTATGTTCTGGCCTGCATGCGATTTTGTTACTTTCAAATTCGCTCCAGTCCATTTACAG CCACTGCTGAATAGTTCCTGTGCATATGTGTGGACCATTTATTTAACGTACATGGCAAACCGAGAAAAATAA
- the LOC130981801 gene encoding uncharacterized protein LOC130981801 isoform X2, with translation MHLAHQLFDLMTVSSTKLPFVLLLLLLLLPSLGLWVGTFVSLKNTPLSLSALPLLLFSLPLTSLLRTFRMAVYGLLILGPSQHLWFNHLSKILPKRDVSATLKKIFMGQAVFGPVINTVFFTYNGAVQGESVPQIITRLKRDLLPTMIGGAMFWPACDFVTFKFAPVHLQPLLNSSCAYVWTIYLTYMANREK, from the exons ATGCACCTTGCCCACCAGCTGTTCGACCTTATGACCGTATCATCCACAAAGcttccttttgttcttcttcttcttcttcttctgctgcCAAGTTTGGGTTTGTGGGTTGGTACCTTCGTAAGCTTGAAGAACACCCCATTGTCACTAAGTGCCTTacctcttcttttattttcactGCCTCTGACTTCACTTCTCAG GACATTTAGAATGGCAGTATATGGGCTGCTAATCCTGGGGCCATCACAGCATTTGTGGTTCAATCATCTGTCCAAAATTTTACCTAAAAGAGATGTTTCCGCAACCTTGAAGAAGATTTTCATGGGGCAGGCTGTATTTGGTCCTGTCATCAATACTGTTTTCTTCACTTATAATGGTGCTGTACAAG GTGAAAGTGTGCCTCAAATTATTACCAGGTTGAAGCGAGATCTACTTCCGACGATGATAGGTGGTGCTATGTTCTGGCCTGCATGCGATTTTGTTACTTTCAAATTCGCTCCAGTCCATTTACAG CCACTGCTGAATAGTTCCTGTGCATATGTGTGGACCATTTATTTAACGTACATGGCAAACCGAGAAAAATAA
- the LOC130981579 gene encoding uncharacterized protein LOC130981579 translates to MTELQEERVSSEGPPLCTSHCRNSLMKVDIVEPLVCVASDVLENLPYEQENLAGDIAGHGHNSNKATQLSDVTDVGSEEMELSDELPDHGCLQEDEIPRVGMWFAQLQIAHDFYVTYAKKAGFATKIRTTTFDKITKAPINQAIHCNRDGIRESRVKPPMRKYTISAAGCKARIYIKFDKDVQD, encoded by the exons ATGACAGAATTGCAAGAAGAACGTGTTTCAAGCGAAGGTCCTCCTTTATGCACATCACATTGTCGAAATTCATTAATGAAGGTCGATATTGTTGAACCTTTAGTTTGTGTAGCCTCTGACGTTTTAGAAAATTTACCATACGAACAAGAAAATTTAGCCGGCGATATCGCAGGCCACGGTCACAACTCGAACAAG GCCACGCAGTTATCGGATGTTACAGATGTTGGAAGTGAAGAGATGGAGCTTAGTGATGAG tTACCAGATCATGGTTGCCTACAAGAAGACGAGATACCAAGAGTTGGAATGTGGTTTGCTCAGTTACAGATTGCTCATGACTTTTATGTGACCTATGCAAAGAAAGCTGGATTTGCAACTAAGATAAGGACGACAACATTTGATAAGATCACAAAGGCTCCCATTAACCAAGCTATACACTGTAATCGCGACGGGATCCGCGAGTCACGTGTTAAACCACCAATGCGGAAGTATACGATTTCAGCTGCTGGGTGCAAGGCAAGGATATATATAAAGTTTGATAAAGACGTGCAAGACTGA
- the LOC130981580 gene encoding protein FAR1-RELATED SEQUENCE 5-like, which translates to MHAKCVIEDNNEVGIRPNKTFLALSNEADGHSNLGFSEKDLRNYITARLRTSNVNADVREMMSYFRRMKDINPNFFYAVKLDEECKFKSAVWVDVRCRTSYEYYGDVVSVDSTYSTNRHGLPFVSFVGVNHHGRSTLLCCALLGNEKLESYVWVFSQWVKCMGSAPQCIITDQCRSIYRAIKNTLPDTRHRWCIWHIMNKLPSKLGGYRRYGALYVDLNDIVWNSRTEESFEDNWADFIDEYNLHNNTWLSDLYDDRRMWVPIYFKGEF; encoded by the exons ATGCATGCGAAGTGCGTGATTGAGGATAATAATGAGGTTGGGATTCGACCAAATAAGACATTCCTTGCTTTGTCAAATGAGGCTGATGGCCACTCTAACTTGGGATTCTCAGAGAAGGATTTAAGAAATTATATAACAGCAAGGCTCCGAACTAGCAACGTGAATGCAGATGTCAGGGAGATGATGAGCTACTTTAGGAGAATGAAGGACATCAATCCGAACTTCTTTTACGCTGTGAAGTTGGACGAGGAGTGTAAATTTAAGAGTGCAGTATGGGTTGATGTAAGGTGTAGGACGTCGTATGAATACTATGGAGACGTCGTGTCAGTTGACAGCACGTACAGTACAAATAG GCATGGATTACCGTTTGTCTCGTTTGTTGGGGTCAACCACCATGGTAGGTCAACCCTCCTCTGTTGTGCTTTGTTGGGGAATGAGAAACTCGAAAGTTATGTGTGGGTTTTTAGCCAATGGGTGAAGTGCATGGGAAGTGCTCCACAGTGTATCATAACCGATCAATGTCGATCCATTTACCGTGCAATCAAAAATACTTTACCCGACACACGCCACCGATGGTGCATCTGGCATATTATGAATAAGTTACCTTCCAAGCTTGGGGGTTACCGCCGGTACGGAGCTTTGTATGTTGACCTAAATGACATTGTGTGGAATTCTCGGACCGAGGAGTCATTTGAAGATAACTGGGCTGATTTTATAGATGAGTACAACTTACATAACAATACATGGCTGTCAG ATCTTTATGATGACCGACGTATGTGGGTCCCAATATACTTCAAGGGTGAATTTTAG
- the LOC130981581 gene encoding protein FAR-RED ELONGATED HYPOCOTYL 3-like: MHAFYGGYLHSKTSLVQFAHEYNNVLGVKEQRELEDDAADSRGFIPCATTSPMEKQFQQEHTTSIFRDVQIEFVKKANCRVSAVDEQGPLVCVKVEEEKLVNDTILCVSYDVHFDHSTQELRCECNLFESSGVLCCHCLEVFHLYKVYKVLSCYVLPRWSKKIKRKHTYVKSSHDVSRSDESHVVFRRLCAHFYNVAQEFIVDDDETALLHVALEKTRARLDAHCAKKRSEGVSKTQTNIGSQSSNDVGVDDILGPTKVTTKGRPRSKRLGAALEKSFKNSRRIKQKNLSPEVRPDAFQDVNHGSFTGINVPEQASGFMSLLSSFKKK; encoded by the exons ATGCACGCATTCTACGGTGGATACTTACACAGTAAAACTAGCTTGGTTCAATTTGCTCACGAATATAACAATGTGCTTGGAGTTAAGGAGCAGAGGGAACTGGAAGATGATGCTGCAGACTCGAGGGGGTTTATCCCTTGTGCAACCACCTCGCCTATGGAGAAACAGTTTCAGCAAGAGCATACCACGAGCATTTTTAGGGATGTTCAAATTGAGTTTGTGAAGAAGGCTAACTGCAGAGTTTCTGCAGTTGATGAACAGGGTCCATTGGTCTGCGTGAAGGTGGAAGAGGAGAAACTAGTTAACGATACTATTCTATGCGTTTCGTACGATGTTCACTTTGACCATTCGACACAGGAACTTCGTTGTGAGTGCAATCTTTTTGAGAGTTCAGGTGTGTTGTGCTGTCACTGCCTTGAAGTTTTCCATTTGTATAAAGTGTACAAAGTACTTTCCTGTTATGTTCTCCCTAGATGGAGCAAGAAGATAAAGCGCAAGCATACGTATGTCAAAAGTAGCCATGATGTTAGTCGGTCAGATGAGAGTCATGTTGTATTCAGGCGACTGTGTGCACACTTCTATAATGTTGCTCAAGAGTTCATCGTTGACGATGATGAAACAGCATTGCTGCATGTTGCTTTGGAAAAAACAAGGGCCAGGTTGGATGCGCACTGTGCCAAAAAGAGGTCCGAGGGCGTGTCAAAGACCCAGACCAACATTGGCTCACAGAGTTCGAACGATGTTGGTGTTGATGACATACTAGGCCCAACAAAGGTCACCACAAAGGGCAGGCCAAGGAGTAAGAGGCTCGGCGCTGCCCTTGAGAAGTCCTTTAAGAATTCAAGACGgataaaacaaaagaatttaTCCCCG GAGGTTCGTCCGGACGCATTTCAAGATGTAAACCATGGTTCTTTTACTGGCATTAATGTTCCCGAACAAGCCAGTGGTTTCATGTCTTTGTTAAGCTCCTTCAAGAAAAAGTAG